A window of Bacteroidales bacterium contains these coding sequences:
- a CDS encoding SUMF1/EgtB/PvdO family nonheme iron enzyme, with the protein MQENKQKEFYIEGIKHLNMKMIYVEGGTFTMGADEEDIYAYDDEKPSHQVSVDSYYIGAYPVTQSQWQAIMGSNPSEFKDSDNGDLPVESINWYEAQEFCQKLSTLTGKKYMLPTEAQWEFAARGGNKGKGTLYSGSDNLDEVAWYEANSSGKTHPVGEKLPNELGLYDMVGNVNEWCSDWDKSFPFEEDYKYDGEIKSLRGGSYASYSTLCRISIRNACLVDNCYADTGFRVVSIP; encoded by the coding sequence ATGCAAGAGAATAAACAGAAAGAGTTTTATATTGAGGGTATAAAACATCTTAATATGAAGATGATATATGTAGAGGGCGGAACCTTTACTATGGGAGCAGATGAAGAAGATATATATGCATACGATGATGAAAAGCCATCGCATCAAGTATCTGTTGATTCATACTATATAGGAGCATATCCTGTAACTCAGTCACAGTGGCAGGCAATAATGGGAAGTAATCCGAGTGAATTTAAGGATTCGGATAATGGTGATTTGCCAGTAGAGAGCATAAATTGGTACGAAGCACAAGAGTTTTGTCAAAAATTAAGCACACTAACAGGCAAAAAGTATATGTTGCCCACAGAGGCACAATGGGAGTTTGCAGCACGAGGAGGCAATAAAGGTAAAGGAACACTGTATTCAGGTAGCGATAATTTGGATGAGGTGGCATGGTATGAAGCAAATTCCAGTGGCAAGACACATCCCGTAGGAGAGAAACTCCCCAATGAATTAGGACTTTACGATATGGTAGGAAACGTAAATGAATGGTGTAGCGATTGGGATAAAAGTTTTCCGTTTGAAGAAGACTATAAATACGATGGCGAGATAAAGTCGTTACGTGGTGGTAGTTATGCAAGTTATTCAACGCTATGCCGTATCTCCATCCGGAATGCTTGTTTGGTAGATAATTGTTATGCCGATACAGGCTTTCGTGTTGTATCTATTCCGTAG
- a CDS encoding WG repeat-containing protein yields the protein MNRKIYIILALFATFSLSVSAVDLKPYQNEKGKWGYADLEGNVVIEPSYETAEEFIDGKAKVSSKQKFGIIDTLGNVIVPLKYANIGAYNKYGLAQINSGGKVEDGVVTGGKLGYINEAGEIVLPAKYDEIGFFDKTNTAWVKAGKKYGLINISGALISEVKYSAHSTFEDNGICWINVGGVEQADKTVVGGLWGYLNTAGEEIVAPKYLSVRKGFVDGISWVQNSKRKYAYIKESGELLNGTFYDQIADQFSGNLTWVKDDNKFGYINIQGEAVTELKYDGAYSFSGGMAAVGLKESKKSPVMWGYIGEDGQEIFAPQFESVIIKANKGRAFIQQNGKWAFVDDKGNILSDFEFSVVSEITDDAKALVSTTPVEEGQPIKFNYILNPEGEKINSIPYNNIANFSDGFALVSKVGDVYCWIDEDGKEYFDNQYTKAGDFVDGLAFAYKDGKSVYINKSGDAEVILNTTVPVFGLPFDGDYALVMTEDNKWGCVDKAGVVVVPLELSVQADAKYLLDNVYVKEMKPLGMRYVRLMDLYKNTNKCSITDVLPNESWAY from the coding sequence ATGAATAGGAAAATATATATAATATTGGCATTGTTCGCAACCTTTTCATTATCGGTGAGTGCGGTTGATTTAAAACCATATCAAAATGAGAAAGGGAAATGGGGATATGCCGATTTAGAGGGTAATGTGGTAATTGAGCCCTCATACGAAACGGCTGAGGAGTTTATTGACGGAAAGGCTAAAGTTTCATCAAAACAGAAGTTTGGAATAATAGATACCTTAGGAAATGTAATAGTACCACTCAAATATGCCAATATAGGTGCTTATAATAAATATGGATTAGCCCAAATAAATTCAGGAGGGAAGGTTGAAGATGGAGTAGTGACAGGAGGAAAGTTAGGATATATCAATGAGGCTGGAGAGATAGTGCTTCCTGCAAAGTATGATGAGATAGGATTCTTTGATAAGACAAACACTGCATGGGTAAAAGCGGGCAAAAAGTATGGACTGATAAATATTTCGGGAGCATTAATCTCAGAAGTAAAATACTCTGCCCATAGTACATTTGAAGACAACGGAATATGTTGGATAAATGTAGGAGGAGTAGAACAGGCAGATAAAACTGTAGTAGGAGGTCTTTGGGGATACCTAAATACAGCAGGAGAGGAGATAGTTGCTCCAAAATATCTTTCTGTAAGAAAAGGGTTTGTAGATGGAATATCTTGGGTACAAAATAGTAAACGCAAATATGCTTATATAAAAGAGAGTGGCGAGTTACTAAACGGAACATTCTATGATCAGATAGCCGACCAGTTTTCAGGTAATCTCACATGGGTTAAAGATGATAATAAATTTGGATATATCAACATACAAGGAGAAGCAGTTACTGAACTTAAATACGATGGAGCATACTCATTCTCAGGAGGTATGGCGGCTGTTGGTTTAAAAGAGAGTAAGAAATCTCCTGTAATGTGGGGATATATAGGAGAAGATGGTCAAGAGATTTTTGCTCCACAATTTGAGAGTGTTATTATAAAAGCCAATAAAGGAAGAGCATTTATACAACAAAACGGTAAGTGGGCATTTGTTGATGATAAAGGAAATATCCTATCAGACTTTGAATTCTCGGTAGTATCCGAAATCACTGATGATGCAAAAGCGTTGGTGTCAACAACTCCTGTTGAGGAAGGTCAACCTATAAAATTCAATTATATTCTTAACCCTGAAGGAGAGAAGATAAACTCTATCCCATATAATAACATTGCAAACTTTAGCGATGGATTTGCACTTGTTAGCAAAGTGGGAGATGTGTATTGCTGGATTGATGAAGACGGAAAAGAGTACTTTGATAACCAATACACAAAAGCAGGAGATTTCGTAGATGGATTGGCATTTGCATATAAAGATGGTAAGAGTGTCTATATCAACAAAAGCGGAGATGCTGAAGTAATTCTAAATACAACAGTTCCTGTTTTTGGATTACCATTTGATGGAGATTATGCTTTGGTTATGACCGAAGATAACAAGTGGGGATGCGTTGATAAAGCAGGTGTTGTGGTTGTACCTTTGGAACTATCGGTACAAGCCGATGCAAAATATCTATTGGATAATGTGTATGTAAAAGAGATGAAACCATTAGGAATGCGTTATGTCCGCTTAATGGATTTGTATAAAAACACCAACAAGTGTTCAATTACCGATGTGTTGCCTAATGAATCGTGGGCATATTAA